The Vibrio navarrensis genome has a segment encoding these proteins:
- a CDS encoding ABC transporter transmembrane domain-containing protein, which translates to MKSTTLKRLFAYPLAQPKAMLTGLLFLFIAALANAGGPWLIQYFIDEHITKDSYTQSVLLTLVASYLGLLICSALFQYLQGLQFNIVATHIIKTIRRQAFNKVIRQPLSAFDYTPTGKLVSRLTNDTESLQQFYELLIASVVKNLVMIVVMLAVMFILSWKLTLVVLVLLPIVVAFMALFQKLSTSSYRLMRDLQTDINGNLSESIQGMGVIQLMRQEKRFNQQFNQLTDAHLKAGKKVITLNGVLLRPLMDLLSGITLLTLVAIFGYSGVEMIGVGVLYAFISYLGRITEPLIEMTQQLALLQQALVASERIFEMIDAPEQTYGSDNQALATGSIQIAGLNFSYDGKQQVLKEINIDVPHQSFVALVGHTGSGKSTLASLLMGFYPLSEGTLKIDGRPLSSLSKEVLRRDVAMVQQDPHILPTSVRENIALGRDVSDEMIWQSLEQVGLAEQVRRYPAGIKTQLGQGETNLSAGQKQLLAMARVLIAKPKILILDEATANIDSGTEALIQRSLAALRHDMTLVVIAHRLSTILDADQIVVLHHGDLVESGSHKQLLAMKGRYAQMYQLQQANQHIKEIEKQEEEQLEQVS; encoded by the coding sequence ATGAAATCCACTACCTTAAAACGTCTGTTTGCTTATCCGTTGGCTCAACCCAAAGCGATGCTGACTGGGCTACTGTTTTTGTTCATTGCCGCACTCGCCAACGCAGGCGGCCCTTGGTTAATTCAATATTTTATTGATGAACACATCACCAAAGATAGCTATACCCAATCGGTTTTACTGACCTTGGTAGCAAGCTATCTTGGGCTGTTGATCTGCTCGGCACTCTTTCAATATTTGCAAGGTTTGCAATTCAACATTGTGGCCACGCATATCATTAAGACCATCCGACGTCAGGCGTTCAATAAAGTAATTCGTCAGCCGCTGTCAGCGTTTGACTATACACCGACTGGCAAACTGGTTTCCCGCTTAACCAATGACACGGAATCTCTGCAGCAATTTTACGAACTGCTGATCGCCTCGGTGGTGAAAAACTTAGTCATGATTGTGGTGATGTTGGCTGTTATGTTTATTTTAAGCTGGAAACTCACCTTAGTGGTTTTAGTGCTGCTGCCGATCGTCGTTGCCTTTATGGCTTTATTTCAAAAACTTAGTACGAGTTCATATCGGTTGATGCGCGATTTACAGACCGACATCAACGGCAACCTCAGTGAATCGATTCAAGGTATGGGCGTGATTCAACTGATGCGCCAAGAGAAGCGTTTTAACCAGCAGTTCAACCAGTTGACTGACGCGCACCTGAAAGCGGGCAAAAAAGTCATCACACTCAACGGCGTGTTGCTACGCCCTTTAATGGACTTGCTCTCGGGCATTACTCTTCTTACTCTGGTGGCGATTTTCGGTTACAGCGGAGTTGAAATGATTGGTGTCGGGGTTTTGTATGCTTTCATTAGCTATCTTGGCCGTATCACCGAACCCTTGATTGAGATGACGCAGCAACTTGCGCTGCTTCAGCAAGCCTTAGTTGCCAGTGAGCGAATTTTTGAAATGATTGACGCACCGGAACAAACCTACGGCAGTGATAACCAAGCACTTGCTACGGGAAGCATCCAGATCGCAGGGCTCAATTTTAGCTACGATGGCAAACAGCAAGTGCTCAAAGAGATCAATATTGACGTCCCTCATCAAAGTTTTGTCGCTTTAGTCGGCCATACTGGTAGCGGAAAAAGTACTTTGGCTTCATTGCTGATGGGATTCTATCCGCTTAGCGAGGGTACATTAAAGATTGATGGCCGCCCACTCTCTTCGCTCAGTAAGGAAGTGTTACGCAGAGACGTTGCGATGGTGCAGCAAGATCCGCACATTTTGCCCACATCCGTCAGAGAAAATATTGCCCTAGGGCGCGACGTAAGCGATGAAATGATTTGGCAATCTCTAGAGCAAGTGGGCCTTGCTGAACAGGTACGACGCTACCCAGCAGGTATTAAGACTCAGTTGGGCCAAGGTGAAACCAATCTTTCTGCCGGTCAGAAGCAGTTGTTGGCCATGGCAAGGGTGTTGATTGCTAAGCCAAAAATTCTGATCTTAGACGAAGCAACCGCCAACATCGACTCAGGCACCGAAGCTTTGATCCAACGCAGCCTGGCAGCACTGCGTCATGATATGACACTGGTCGTTATCGCCCATCGTCTTTCCACCATCCTCGATGCAGATCAGATAGTCGTGCTGCATCATGGCGATTTGGTCGAGTCCGGTAGCCACAAACAATTGCTTGCAATGAAAGGCCGCTACGCGCAAATGTACCAGTTGCAGCAAGCGAACCAACACATCAAAGAGATAGAGAAGCAGGAAGAGGAACAACTCGAACAAGTGTCTTAA
- a CDS encoding ABC transporter transmembrane domain-containing protein, with product MKIFWQLRWFFRLRWKHYCGSILLFMMISAMQLITPKAVGNIVDGIVADTMSTDEMMQWLGLLLLVWLAIYVCRILWRVWLFGASIELGTILRNRLYQHLSTQPPRFFERYKTGDLMARGTNDVKNVVVTAGEGVLTAADSLITGIAVLIIMITQISWKLTLVALLPMPFLGIAIFYIVRILHQRFKVAQEAFSDMSDLTQESLNGVRMLRAFGLENQEQQRFDAVVEDTGNKNIAVARVDARFDPAIQLTIGLSFFLSISVGAYLVHHQEITLGDLTAFTMYLGLMIWPMLAFAFLFNILERGSAAWDRLEEIFVQKPEIVSGNDSLPTEPQPLHVNIESYHWSEDLPATLSQCHFTVTPGVMLGIAGPVGSGKSTLLSLLLRQQEMQHGDIRYGQVALKNADLEQWRSKFAVVSQSPFLFSCSIFENIALGCPNASKEEVFRAAKLACIHDDILKFPDGYDTEVGEKGITLSGGQKQRIAIARAMLLNAEILILDDALSAVDGRTEHQILRNLEQHYRHQSLIVIAHRLTALEKANEIVVLNHGHIVERGTHKALLDNHAWYAEMYRYQQLEQAMEEA from the coding sequence GTGAAAATTTTCTGGCAATTACGATGGTTCTTTAGGCTGAGGTGGAAACACTATTGTGGCTCAATACTGTTATTTATGATGATCTCGGCAATGCAATTGATCACACCAAAAGCGGTGGGCAATATCGTTGACGGGATTGTTGCCGATACCATGTCTACTGATGAGATGATGCAGTGGCTGGGTCTTCTGCTGCTGGTTTGGTTGGCCATTTATGTTTGCCGCATTTTGTGGCGTGTCTGGTTATTTGGCGCCAGCATTGAGCTTGGCACGATATTGCGCAATCGTCTTTATCAACATTTATCCACTCAGCCGCCCCGCTTCTTTGAACGTTATAAGACGGGCGACTTAATGGCGCGCGGCACCAACGATGTGAAAAACGTGGTGGTGACCGCTGGAGAAGGAGTACTCACTGCAGCCGATTCACTGATTACCGGCATCGCCGTATTGATCATCATGATTACCCAGATCAGTTGGAAGTTAACGCTGGTCGCTCTGCTGCCTATGCCCTTTCTTGGTATTGCGATTTTCTACATTGTGCGCATTCTCCATCAACGTTTTAAGGTCGCACAAGAAGCCTTCTCTGATATGTCGGATTTAACCCAAGAGTCATTAAACGGCGTGAGAATGTTGCGCGCGTTTGGTCTTGAGAATCAAGAGCAGCAACGCTTTGACGCCGTTGTGGAAGATACAGGCAACAAAAATATTGCCGTTGCCCGTGTCGACGCCCGTTTTGACCCAGCGATCCAACTGACGATCGGGCTCTCTTTTTTCCTCAGTATCAGCGTCGGCGCGTACTTGGTGCATCATCAAGAAATCACGCTGGGCGATCTCACTGCATTCACCATGTATCTTGGCTTGATGATTTGGCCGATGCTGGCATTTGCTTTCTTGTTCAACATTCTCGAACGTGGTTCTGCTGCCTGGGATCGTCTAGAAGAGATCTTTGTGCAGAAACCAGAGATAGTGAGCGGTAATGATTCGCTCCCCACAGAGCCTCAGCCTCTGCATGTCAACATTGAGAGCTACCATTGGAGCGAAGATCTCCCTGCTACGCTCAGCCAATGCCACTTTACTGTCACTCCAGGTGTAATGCTTGGCATCGCTGGCCCCGTTGGCAGTGGCAAATCCACCTTGCTTTCGCTGCTGCTGCGCCAGCAAGAGATGCAGCACGGTGATATTCGCTATGGGCAAGTCGCGCTGAAAAACGCAGACCTTGAACAGTGGCGTAGCAAATTTGCCGTGGTCAGCCAGTCACCGTTTCTGTTTTCCTGCTCTATCTTTGAAAATATTGCGTTGGGCTGCCCCAATGCTTCTAAAGAAGAGGTCTTTCGCGCGGCAAAGCTAGCCTGTATCCATGACGACATCCTTAAGTTTCCTGATGGCTATGACACCGAAGTGGGTGAAAAAGGCATCACACTCTCTGGCGGGCAAAAACAGCGTATCGCCATCGCTCGCGCGATGTTACTCAATGCGGAAATTTTGATTTTAGATGACGCACTTTCTGCGGTCGACGGGCGCACAGAGCATCAAATTCTCCGCAACTTGGAGCAACATTATCGCCACCAGTCGCTGATCGTGATCGCCCATCGTCTCACCGCTTTAGAAAAAGCCAATGAGATTGTGGTGCTAAACCATGGCCATATTGTTGAAAGGGGCACGCATAAAGCACTGCTGGATAATCACGCCTGGTATGCCGAAATGTACCGCTACCAGCAATTAGAACAAGCCATGGAGGAGGCATAA
- a CDS encoding ABC transporter substrate-binding protein, whose translation MILRKHLLIAVLLVLLTVVAIAGARWKYTESHLPHPVVFKMGVSQTPLSAPLIIAQQRGLFTKYGVRVEVIPCYGGVECARFLFEQNVDFATASESVVMFESFKRDDFVMLASFVESGFDLKLLTLAENDIDRISGLNGKKVGVVKASASEFFLDSMLMSSDVPGTKVEKVYAPFTRLDDILISGEVDAVSVWEPLGYQLQNNPRVDVVDLSIPGIYQLSFNLLTTRENVTRYQDESIRILLALEEAEEWIQAHPLEVQKRVANHLNIPLEQLSWSWNDYIYRLSLGNGLLSNLQVQARWALEKGLVTGPMPDYRQIVDRYILIQAQRRKGLDVK comes from the coding sequence ATGATCTTGAGAAAACACCTGCTCATTGCCGTTTTGCTCGTTCTACTGACTGTTGTGGCTATCGCGGGGGCGCGGTGGAAGTACACTGAGTCGCACCTGCCTCATCCTGTGGTATTCAAAATGGGCGTTTCGCAAACCCCATTATCTGCTCCTTTGATTATTGCCCAGCAACGTGGTCTGTTTACAAAATATGGTGTGAGGGTAGAAGTGATTCCCTGCTATGGAGGAGTGGAGTGCGCCCGTTTTCTGTTTGAGCAAAATGTCGATTTTGCCACCGCCTCGGAATCGGTGGTGATGTTCGAAAGTTTTAAACGCGACGATTTTGTTATGTTGGCCAGTTTCGTTGAGTCAGGATTTGATCTTAAACTGCTCACCTTGGCTGAAAATGACATTGACCGAATCTCAGGTTTGAACGGGAAAAAGGTCGGGGTGGTGAAGGCCAGTGCCAGTGAGTTTTTCTTGGACTCGATGCTCATGTCCAGTGATGTCCCCGGGACAAAAGTGGAAAAAGTATATGCCCCTTTCACGAGATTGGATGACATTTTGATCAGCGGTGAGGTCGACGCGGTTTCAGTGTGGGAGCCACTGGGTTACCAATTGCAAAACAACCCCCGGGTGGATGTGGTCGATCTCAGTATTCCCGGTATTTACCAGCTGTCATTTAACTTATTGACGACAAGGGAGAATGTTACCCGTTATCAGGATGAGAGCATCAGGATTCTGCTGGCGCTGGAAGAAGCAGAAGAGTGGATTCAAGCTCACCCGCTGGAGGTACAAAAACGGGTGGCCAATCACTTGAATATCCCTCTTGAACAACTGTCTTGGTCTTGGAATGATTACATCTACCGACTCTCTTTGGGTAATGGGCTACTCTCTAATTTACAAGTTCAGGCACGTTGGGCGCTTGAAAAAGGTTTAGTAACAGGGCCAATGCCCGATTATCGTCAGATTGTTGATCGGTATATATTAATACAAGCGCAAAGGCGTAAAGGATTAGACGTGAAATGA
- a CDS encoding sensor domain-containing diguanylate cyclase encodes MTLGSFSYKLTLLFFSTVLLVGVVTHSLWNVIEEQKNIENEMEIITQAQFNLELLRNQLSLYLQYKDDESFTQLTLAQNKMTEQIHNTKRFQKVMTNLERMNNTLERLLLHEKNLAGSNQQAKELLHSRYNMIVQSMDEELSALQRNVLEERLNKLRKAVFTSGFSLAFFTLLISSVTYLMLKRFRKGFKVLRLGLDEMRSGNMESRITSTELDEEFTVMANCFNSMKDSLQQSTVTREHLEQEVLRQTAELREQKEQLVYLSEKDPLTGLNNRRAFMAAVENATAKANRTELKMALLFIDLNKFKEINDTFGHYAGDEILRQVARRMEVCFRNTDILGRIGGDEFVVCLDLLKDYNGVLPKAEQFARMVSEPIDFNGEKLHVYPSIGISFYPDQTRSINHLVKLADEDMYRAKNSESVLIWSSYLFPEEKQIS; translated from the coding sequence ATGACGTTAGGTTCGTTTTCATACAAACTCACTTTGCTTTTCTTCTCCACCGTGTTGTTGGTCGGAGTGGTGACTCATTCATTGTGGAATGTGATTGAAGAGCAAAAGAATATTGAAAACGAAATGGAGATTATTACTCAAGCTCAATTCAACTTAGAGCTGCTGCGTAATCAGCTCTCGCTTTATCTGCAATACAAAGACGACGAAAGCTTTACTCAACTGACTCTTGCGCAGAACAAAATGACGGAGCAAATCCACAATACTAAGCGTTTTCAAAAGGTTATGACTAATTTAGAACGCATGAACAACACTTTGGAAAGGCTGCTACTGCATGAAAAAAATCTCGCTGGATCCAATCAGCAGGCGAAAGAACTGCTGCACTCCCGTTACAACATGATAGTGCAGAGTATGGATGAGGAGTTATCTGCTTTGCAGCGTAATGTTCTCGAAGAGCGACTGAATAAGTTGCGCAAAGCGGTATTTACCAGTGGTTTTTCACTGGCTTTTTTTACCCTATTGATCAGCAGTGTGACTTACCTGATGTTAAAGCGCTTTCGTAAAGGCTTTAAGGTGTTGCGGTTAGGGCTAGATGAAATGCGCAGCGGAAATATGGAGAGCCGGATCACCTCGACAGAACTGGATGAAGAGTTCACGGTAATGGCGAATTGTTTTAATTCGATGAAAGACTCTTTACAACAGAGTACCGTTACTCGCGAGCATTTAGAGCAAGAAGTGTTGCGGCAAACGGCGGAGCTTCGCGAACAGAAAGAACAGTTGGTATACCTATCAGAGAAAGACCCGCTGACTGGGTTGAATAATCGACGCGCCTTTATGGCGGCGGTAGAAAATGCCACAGCGAAAGCGAATCGTACCGAATTAAAGATGGCCTTGCTGTTTATTGATTTAAACAAGTTTAAAGAGATAAACGACACCTTTGGTCACTATGCGGGAGACGAAATACTACGCCAAGTGGCGCGCCGCATGGAGGTTTGCTTTCGCAACACCGACATTTTGGGGCGCATTGGGGGGGACGAGTTTGTCGTGTGTCTCGATTTACTGAAAGACTACAATGGCGTACTGCCAAAAGCAGAACAGTTTGCTCGCATGGTCAGTGAACCGATCGATTTCAACGGAGAAAAGCTGCACGTTTATCCCAGTATTGGTATCAGCTTTTATCCTGATCAAACCCGCTCCATCAACCACTTGGTGAAGCTGGCTGATGAAGATATGTACCGCGCAAAAAATAGTGAGTCGGTACTCATTTGGAGCAGTTACCTCTTCCCAGAAGAAAAGCAAATTTCTTAG
- a CDS encoding chromosome partitioning protein ParA: MNRTRAFFLLVLVASLIVGWQFWPHNKEQSGLLASPALISPTDAAQESSANSIPPNTTETNLPFALTAQAAQPANLLLDPNKLRELQGRALREQLESFWRECVHKQNCEKQLAQLQTSLSVEWFQLLQNFRQRSRQWQDAQAHMPLESLDSLSQRIEMFKENALEIWGPLSAVLLADQFAILEFRLDSVPLTQIEASQFVEQYQSLIERWQQQGDALEFEDKQTHYERALSLIPSHYSADEREQIRQTLAQKYLSDEQSSEIDFRAQQEREQEKQVEDYQRALAQLKASLEEQRTRRYASWDEPQWQNYYQQQIAHFRREFFATP; encoded by the coding sequence ATGAATCGAACACGTGCTTTTTTCCTGCTCGTCCTTGTGGCGAGCTTGATTGTCGGCTGGCAATTTTGGCCGCACAACAAAGAACAAAGTGGGCTGCTAGCCTCACCTGCACTCATTTCCCCTACTGACGCCGCACAGGAAAGCAGCGCAAACTCAATTCCCCCCAACACCACAGAGACAAATCTGCCTTTTGCTCTTACAGCGCAAGCCGCTCAGCCCGCAAATTTGCTGCTTGATCCTAACAAGCTACGCGAACTACAAGGCCGTGCTTTACGTGAACAGTTAGAAAGTTTTTGGCGCGAATGTGTGCATAAACAAAATTGTGAAAAGCAGCTTGCTCAACTTCAAACCTCTCTGTCTGTCGAGTGGTTTCAACTGCTTCAAAACTTCCGCCAACGCAGCCGGCAATGGCAGGACGCACAGGCACACATGCCACTGGAGTCGCTCGATAGCCTCTCCCAACGGATCGAGATGTTTAAAGAAAATGCGCTGGAGATTTGGGGCCCGCTGAGCGCTGTCCTTTTGGCCGATCAATTTGCCATATTGGAGTTTCGCCTAGACAGTGTGCCACTGACACAAATCGAAGCTAGCCAGTTTGTTGAGCAATATCAAAGCCTGATCGAGCGCTGGCAACAGCAGGGCGACGCGCTTGAATTTGAGGATAAGCAAACTCATTACGAGCGAGCACTGAGTTTGATTCCAAGCCACTATTCTGCGGACGAAAGAGAACAGATCCGCCAGACATTGGCCCAAAAGTACCTAAGCGATGAACAATCAAGCGAGATTGATTTTCGAGCTCAGCAGGAGCGTGAGCAAGAGAAACAAGTGGAAGACTACCAACGAGCCTTGGCGCAACTGAAAGCCAGCTTGGAAGAGCAGAGAACAAGACGCTACGCGAGTTGGGATGAGCCGCAGTGGCAAAACTACTATCAGCAGCAAATTGCCCATTTTCGCCGTGAGTTTTTTGCTACACCATAA
- a CDS encoding sphingomyelin phosphodiesterase: MDIFTLRTLLPLLCSAPVLADTDVYLTNNSDQTLTIQVQHSGSDRLTLGDEWLQHTDQIGPWETKAVISFNRWTGVKAGEHYQFDTVVTNLQGESVTLHQTMNGHWYNSSIEYGVSAADVPLSLQQDREVHRFRSDAFGNANTELVLKSDAAARYDDLCYTITPAKLDEQVEPSGHTLKMMTYNIWALPGVASHIGDRFSIIPKHVKGYDVLALQEVFASGRSAFLRELAKEYPYQSKMLDKEGINIHDGGVVIVSRYPIVNQAQYVFPDCSGTDCFADKGVNYVEVIKNGQAYHLFATHTASFDTDTAREYRQRQFKQIRALAQSLNIPADETVVYSGDFNVNKLKFPGDYQQMLVNLNALEPQYSGYTASTFDPRINDFAGEALSGGENVEYLDYVLLSAEHASKTSNDNRVDVPRSTDARLWKHYNLSDHFPVSAVIK, translated from the coding sequence ATGGATATTTTCACTTTGCGAACCTTGCTACCTTTGTTGTGCAGCGCTCCTGTTTTGGCCGATACCGATGTCTACCTAACCAATAACAGCGACCAAACCTTGACGATTCAAGTACAACACAGCGGCTCAGATCGCCTCACTTTAGGTGACGAGTGGCTACAGCACACAGACCAAATTGGCCCTTGGGAAACCAAAGCGGTGATCAGTTTTAATCGTTGGACGGGAGTCAAAGCGGGCGAGCACTACCAATTTGATACCGTCGTCACCAACTTGCAAGGTGAAAGCGTCACACTACACCAAACCATGAATGGTCACTGGTACAACTCTTCCATTGAATACGGCGTGAGCGCGGCCGATGTTCCGCTCTCCTTACAACAGGATAGAGAAGTGCACCGTTTTCGCAGTGATGCCTTTGGCAATGCCAACACCGAATTGGTACTCAAGTCCGACGCCGCAGCCCGCTATGATGATCTCTGCTACACCATCACGCCCGCCAAATTGGACGAGCAAGTCGAGCCAAGCGGGCACACCTTAAAAATGATGACCTACAATATTTGGGCGTTGCCCGGCGTGGCATCGCATATCGGTGATCGTTTTTCGATTATTCCCAAACACGTGAAAGGCTACGACGTCTTAGCCTTGCAAGAAGTGTTTGCCAGCGGCCGCAGCGCTTTTTTACGAGAACTGGCCAAAGAGTATCCTTATCAAAGTAAGATGCTTGATAAAGAAGGCATCAATATCCACGATGGCGGTGTGGTGATCGTGAGTCGCTATCCTATTGTCAATCAAGCACAGTACGTCTTCCCTGATTGTAGTGGCACTGATTGCTTTGCGGACAAAGGGGTAAACTATGTTGAAGTGATCAAAAACGGTCAGGCGTATCATCTGTTCGCCACCCACACGGCTTCGTTTGATACCGATACCGCGCGCGAATATCGTCAGCGCCAGTTCAAACAGATCCGTGCATTGGCACAATCACTGAACATTCCTGCCGATGAAACTGTGGTTTACAGCGGTGATTTCAACGTCAACAAACTTAAGTTCCCGGGCGATTACCAACAGATGTTAGTGAACTTGAATGCGCTGGAGCCCCAATACTCAGGCTACACGGCGTCGACTTTCGATCCGCGCATTAATGACTTTGCTGGTGAAGCACTCTCTGGCGGTGAGAATGTCGAGTATCTCGATTATGTGTTGCTCAGCGCAGAGCATGCGAGCAAAACATCGAATGATAACCGCGTTGACGTGCCACGTTCCACCGATGCCAGATTGTGGAAACATTACAATCTTTCCGACCATTTCCCGGTGAGCGCGGTGATCAAGTAA
- a CDS encoding DNA-3-methyladenine glycosylase I, translated as MPLEKFAAIYQRAAERKGGEAQLEALLGKPLSSDAIAAISDDRWLSAFSMKIFQSGISWQVVRNKWPNFEEVFFGFRIEPLLMLSDEQWDEKASDTRIIRHHAKVMSIRENAQMIHSVSTQHGSFGQMVANWPKDDITGLLSFLKKHGSRLGGNTGPYSLRQLGVDTFILSGDVEAYLRNGKVIEGGKETKKSQQAVNLAFAKWQQESGRSLTVISQTIAFSTGDNRV; from the coding sequence GTGCCTTTAGAAAAATTTGCCGCTATTTATCAGCGTGCTGCCGAGCGCAAAGGAGGCGAAGCGCAGCTCGAAGCACTACTGGGCAAACCGCTCAGTAGCGATGCAATTGCCGCCATCAGTGATGATCGCTGGTTGTCCGCTTTCAGTATGAAGATTTTTCAAAGCGGCATTTCATGGCAGGTGGTGCGCAATAAATGGCCCAATTTCGAGGAGGTGTTTTTCGGCTTTCGGATCGAGCCACTGCTGATGCTCTCCGACGAGCAGTGGGACGAAAAAGCCAGTGACACACGTATTATCCGTCACCATGCGAAAGTGATGTCGATTCGCGAAAACGCCCAAATGATCCATAGTGTCTCAACGCAGCACGGCTCATTCGGTCAAATGGTCGCCAACTGGCCTAAAGATGACATCACGGGGTTATTGTCGTTTTTGAAAAAACACGGCAGTCGACTAGGCGGCAACACTGGGCCGTACAGCCTTCGTCAACTCGGGGTCGACACCTTTATTCTTTCTGGTGATGTGGAGGCGTATCTGCGCAACGGTAAGGTGATTGAAGGTGGCAAGGAGACGAAAAAGAGCCAACAAGCCGTCAACCTCGCATTTGCCAAGTGGCAGCAAGAAAGCGGTCGCAGCTTAACCGTCATCAGTCAGACCATCGCCTTTAGTACTGGCGACAACCGCGTTTAG
- a CDS encoding helix-turn-helix domain-containing protein, with protein MLAIPIPFVVSLLLALLAITLYVRFAEQAKTACWFLILCALTTGLVGLRWSFNLPLFALLQPLFASCIPVFAWYAFTHLSHTQTLTQFAAKHSVGPLLVLVSVTIQSLWYLPLDEILTAIYLVYGIALVRYSAKETLLIHVSFSSWESVKRAENIAGWMLLFSALIDSAMSLDFTYNQGALAPFILSIGHLVLLPVLSLAVILVAMNTANHDEADELSDKETKLEAPLNNASNLTAQQAQTIVIALDELMKTKHAYLDPELTLSKLSRKLCVPAKQISSAVNQVKQKNISRVINEYRIEHAKQALHSSDAPITQIFMNCGFQTKSNFNREFSRLTGMTPSQYRKAATLAE; from the coding sequence ATGCTCGCCATTCCTATTCCTTTTGTTGTCTCTTTGCTGCTCGCGTTACTCGCGATCACCTTATATGTGCGCTTTGCCGAGCAAGCTAAAACCGCCTGCTGGTTTCTCATCCTTTGCGCTCTGACAACGGGTCTGGTTGGACTGCGTTGGAGTTTCAATCTGCCGCTCTTTGCTCTGCTTCAGCCCTTATTTGCTTCCTGCATTCCGGTATTTGCTTGGTACGCCTTTACCCATCTCAGCCACACGCAAACACTGACTCAATTTGCCGCCAAGCATTCAGTTGGGCCACTTTTGGTACTCGTCAGCGTGACCATTCAGTCGCTTTGGTATTTGCCGCTGGATGAAATTCTCACCGCCATTTATCTGGTTTACGGCATCGCGTTGGTACGTTACTCCGCCAAAGAAACACTGTTGATCCATGTTTCCTTCAGCAGTTGGGAAAGCGTGAAAAGAGCCGAGAATATTGCGGGCTGGATGCTGCTCTTTTCCGCGCTGATTGACAGTGCCATGTCGCTCGACTTTACCTACAACCAAGGCGCGTTGGCCCCGTTTATTTTGAGCATCGGGCACTTGGTGTTGCTCCCTGTTCTCTCTTTGGCGGTGATTCTGGTCGCGATGAACACCGCAAACCATGATGAGGCCGATGAACTTTCGGACAAAGAAACCAAACTCGAAGCGCCGCTGAATAACGCATCCAATCTCACCGCACAGCAAGCGCAAACCATTGTCATCGCACTCGATGAACTGATGAAAACGAAACACGCCTACCTAGATCCTGAGTTGACGCTGTCTAAACTGTCACGCAAATTGTGTGTTCCTGCCAAACAGATCTCCAGCGCGGTGAACCAAGTGAAGCAGAAAAACATCTCTCGTGTCATTAACGAATACCGAATCGAACACGCCAAGCAGGCGCTGCACAGCAGCGATGCTCCGATCACACAAATATTTATGAACTGTGGCTTTCAGACCAAGTCCAACTTTAATCGCGAGTTCTCTCGCCTCACTGGCATGACGCCCAGCCAGTACCGAAAAGCGGCGACACTTGCTGAGTAA
- a CDS encoding DUF805 domain-containing protein codes for MRFYILAWQKYADFAGRTSREEFWMFMLFHLLLTLLCIGLDIAWRNASVFDLLYSAVTLLPLLAITVRRLHDIERSGWWCLVFLLPIFGPLLLLYWLTLEGPVATERSAG; via the coding sequence ATGCGGTTCTATATTTTGGCTTGGCAAAAGTACGCGGACTTTGCAGGGCGAACATCGAGAGAAGAGTTTTGGATGTTTATGTTGTTCCATCTTTTACTGACGTTGTTGTGTATTGGCTTGGATATCGCTTGGCGAAACGCGAGTGTGTTTGACCTGCTCTACAGCGCCGTGACATTACTGCCGTTACTCGCGATTACGGTGCGACGTTTACATGACATAGAGCGCTCTGGCTGGTGGTGTTTGGTTTTTCTGCTGCCAATTTTTGGCCCTTTGCTACTGCTGTATTGGTTAACGCTGGAAGGGCCTGTTGCGACAGAAAGGAGTGCAGGATGA